tttgatttttttttttttttttttactttttatggtGTAGGTATACTGAATTTGGAGGGGCAGTTCCTTACCGACCTGCTGAAGACATGGCATTTGCTGTTGCGAGGTTTATACAGAAAGGAGGAGCcttcataaattattatatggTAATCAACTTGCTTTTCCAATTTACCAAGTTCAATCTGGGGAAGAGTAAGTTCATATATACTTGTTATTCATCTTAACAGTATCAAGGAGGAACAAATTTTGGCCGAACTGCTGGGGGTCCATTCATTGCTACTAGCTATGATTATGATGCTCCTCTTGATGAATATGGTACGTACAGAGTATCAATGGTGCACTTTTGTAGTTGACCCTGCATCATctagtttctattattttcttagTTTAAAACCATGCAGTCTATGTTTTCAGCCTTCATTGTGAGcggaaatatattttaagaattagTTCCTCGATATTGATTTGAAGAAGAACCGTTTTGTTGTCATGCAGGACTAAAGAGGCAACCAAAGTGGGGCCATTTGAAGGATTTGCATAGGGCTATAAAGCTCTGTGAACCAGCTTTAGTAAATGGAGATCCCACTGTGATTCAACTTGGAAACTATGAGGAGGTTAATACGACTTATATTTCTAAGAACCTTAGTCATAATACTGTAAATTGTTTGTATGGGAAACTTATGTATAATTCCATTTGAACCATTCAGGCTCATGTATTTAATTACAAGACCGGAGGTTGTGCGGCCTTCCTTGCGAATTACAACCCAAATTCTTACGCAAAAGTTGCCTTTAGGAACATGCACTACAACCTACCTCCTTGGTCCATCAGCATTCTTCCTGACTGCAAGAATACTGTGTATAACACTGCAAGGGTGAGAAACATCTAATAAACTTCATAatgattttattctatttttagcaaTATTTTATCAAGATGATTTCTGGCCAAGCATCTTGCAAAGAAAGCTTATCCAAATTAATATCACACATTCTATTTTTTGTGGTGTGTCCTATTGCTTATTTTGAGATGGCTTCCACATTGAAGTTCTTTTTGTGGAATTAATACAAGAGGAATCAGCCAatgttttctcttttccctcTGTTGACAATATGAAAGAAACATGATATTGATAGGTTGGTGCCCAAATTTCACGGAAGAAGATGGTTCCTGTTCCCATGCATGGAGGATTCTCTTGGCAGGCATGCAATGACGAGACAGCTTCAGATGTTGACAGTACATTCACGATGGTTGGGTTGTTGGAGCAGATAAATACAACTAGAGATGCGACTGACTATTTGTGGTACACAACAAAGTAAGTAGTGAATAGCAATACCTCATTTCAATTTGCATCATCTGTCTTTATTCAACTTAGTTATCTCAAAGCATTCTTTTCATTCCTTGataaataaaagcaagattCCATTAAAATCTTGTTTAATTTCCATTATTTGACTTagtaatattttgtatattctGTTTCCATTCGCAGTGTTAAGATTGACCCCAGGGAAGGATTCTTGAAGAATGGAAAATCTCCTGTTCTCACTATCTTTTCAGCTGGCCATGCTTTGCATGTTTTTGTCAATGGTCAACTATCAGGTCAGATTGTTGTTGGATTTATACATGTGTGTGTATTTGTTTATCTAGTAGACCACCTTATGTAGGTCGATTCTACTGTGTTGGCTTGTGGTGCCTGCTTTAAGGACAATTAGCATTTATGTCTAACATTTTTTCTTTGCCCCTAATTGGTTTTATCAGGAAGTTCCTATGGAAGTCTAGAATTCCCCAAACTAACATTCAACCAAGGTGTTAATCTGAGAGCTGGTGTCAATACAATTTCACTTCTAAGCATTGCTGTTGGTCTCCCCGtatgctctctctctctctctctgctGAAAGCTTCATACCTATGGAATTTGTCTACAgattattgaatttgttgtttgaATGCAGAATGTCGGTCCACATTTTGAGACATGGAATGCTGGTATTCTTGGCCCTGTTACATTGAATGGTCTGAATGAGGGAAGGAGAGATCTCTCATGGCAGAAATGGTCTTACAAGGTATTTTTCTTGCATGCTAGTATTTATTCTCAAGTTGTTCTTATGTGCTAAGGGGTTGTTTGGTTATTTATCCCTTTGCAGATTGGCCTTAAGGGAGAAGCATTGAGTCTTCATTCACTAAGTGGTAGTTCCTCAGTGGAGTGGGCAAAGGGGTCATTAGTGGCACAGAGGCAACCGCTGACATGGTACAAAGTAAGTATCTCAAAATACAACCGAACATCAGAGTCTATGACCTGCTGTCTAGAGTTGCATTACTGCAAATGTCATCATGGTTTCAaagatcatatatatattcctgCAAAAGCGTTGCATGAATATCGTTTTGGTCATTTCTTAAAGCTTGGATCTATTGGCCCTAGAGTTGACAGTGCCTTATAGTAGTAAGCTTTTATTGACATTCTTATTAAATATTGCAGACAACTTTCAATGCTCCGGCTGGAAATGCTCCGTTGGCCTTAGATATGAATAGTATGGGAAAAGGTCAGATTTGGATAAATGGACAAAGCATTGGACGCCACTGGCCTGCATATAAAGCATCTGGAAATTGTGGTGCCTGTAACTATGCTGGAACATTTAGGGAGAACAAATGTGGAACTAATTGTGGAGAGGCATCTCAAAGATGGTAAGAGAAACAAACTATTCTTCTTCACAGTTTCTCTTACAAGCAAAGGAGTTGTTGAGAGACTGACTTGTGGTTGCTAACTTGTATTTAGGTATCATGTTCCTCGTTCATGGCTCAACCCGACTGGGAACTTGTTGGTTGTGTTTGAAGAATCGGGTGGAGATCCAAATGGAATTTCATTGGTTCGCAGAGAAACTGACAGTGTTTGTGCTGATATCTATGAGTGGCAACCAACCCTAATGAATTACGAGATGCAAGCCTCTGGTAAAGTCAACAAACCCCTAAGGCCAAAAGTCCATTTAGAGTGTGATGCAGGGCAGAAAATCTCGGCTGTAAAGTTTGCTAGCTTTGGAACTCCTGAAGGGGTCTGTGGAAGCTACCGTGAAGGAAGTTGTCATGCTCACCACTCATATGATGCTTTTAATAGGGTATGTTCCATTCGCTTGCTCTTTTTCATCTTGTTTTATTGTTGGAATAGCGGATAATAAACCCATGATTGAGTTGTGAAAACTCTGGATTTTGCTACATGTTCAGATTTTAAGCTGTTTCTGGCAATCCTTACTAGCAATGCAAGTCTATGAATTCTCCCATTCTGATTGGTTTTCCTTCCCCCTTCGGATATATACACCAAACTATCTGAGTCACCTATTCCATCCCGAAATAACATTACTAGCAAATTAATGGCGGACTAACAACCAAGGAACTTGAAAATCTCAACATCTACATTTTCCAACCATGTTAACTTTTTGTCTCCACTCTTTACTGCTCTTGTTTCGTGTCATAGCTCTTTGAACATTGACCTGTGTCTTTGTCCTTGCAGCTTTGCTTAGGACAGAACTTCTGCACAGTGACCGTAGCTCCTGAAATGTTTGGAGGAGACCCGTGTCCTAGTGTCATGAAGAAGCTCTCAGTGGAGGTCATTTGCAGCTGATGGAGCTCATCAGAAAGTACATGAAATAAACATGGTTCTTCATTGTTTTTTCTCAATCCAACATGTCATTCTGCActtttttgggttattttggaTAAATAAGCCCACAATCCCCAGATCACAACACCAACCATTTGTTTTGGCATTCCCAGGTGAAGTTGTACAAATGCACAACACACCCCCTGGGTATAATAAGCTCttatataaattgtgaaaaatgatTGGAGATAAGctctatgtatatatacaaattGTTCGTTCTGCATGATATACAGAAGGAAGCAGTGATCAGAGCCAGTAGAAGCTCATTGAGACGACAGTTTATACTGAGTCCATGTGCAAAGGTTTTTGTTGTTTAGGATATTGAAAGCCTCTGGTTTGTAGTAAAAATTTATTGCCGTTGTAATCTATTTTAACTTCTTGGGAAGCAATCCCTTTATTGCTTTGTACTTTGTAATTGTAAGAAAAGCTTGAGAATGCAATAAAATCTAGTATTTCAAGATTGTCTCAAGTAACTTTTCTTTACCCGTTATGCTCACTGATgtatttcttatattttctgCCCTTCAAAGGCCTATCTAAGTGAAACTAGTCAATGAATGGTAACATTTGTTCAGACCGTAACCCAGAACCACACTGTTTGTCCAAGTATGTATCTTAAATACTTGgtaatattttatgtttctgCAATATGATTGCTTAATGTTTTATAGATTCTCCAACTGAAGTTATTCAACCCTACATGATGCACAGCTTGCCAAAGAGTCTCATGTGCTGATATTCAGCCATCCACCAGCAATGGTCGCCACTTTTCGAGACCCTCTAACACCAATGTGTGCTGGAATATCTTTGATATTTGTTGGGGGTATACTTGTTCTTGGTAAGGAGTCAAGGTTCGAGATAGCTTTATTCTATTTTGCTCAAACAAATTGCTTTCAATATTGTAGCCTGTGGAATATAAGGGTTGGTGTTATTGTGAATTTTtacaaacttgaaaaataataatatttttttgaaaaaggaatTTACAACTAACTAGCTAGTCCACGTATAATTTTCCCACAATGAGACTTAAATTTGTCCCAAGCCTTTGGCACTAACAATGAAAACAAATGTTGAATGCGAAGGAAATTGGTATTTAAAGGGAGTTGATAAATGCATTTAATTTGAGCTAACCTGTTTGTTTATTATGCTGCGAGATTTCCCAGAAAGGAGAATAGAAATGGGGTCAAGGTTCAAGctagattaatatatatatatatagtgcaATAAACATATcgaacaacaacaaaaagaaatagtgtaataaacatgagtttaaacTTATCATATTCGTATTTAAAATGAATTCGTAAGTTCCTCTTTTTTCTGTTgagattattatttaagtatcaaaatatcTAAAGACTAGATAACAAATTTTACTCCTTGCAGAGACTACATAAAAGAGTATGGTTACATAAGTTTTAACAGTGTAGACAAGATAACAAGCTAAGATACCCTAAAATgagcaaaaatataaagagactGTCGAGACAATAGGACATGAAAATTTTCTGTAGCATatgtttgttttttgtttttttttccaaaataatctCTGCAAAATGCTTTCGTCTCATACAGCCTGTAAATTCTCGCATCGGTCTGGTCATGTTTCTACATTCTCATCTCCAGTCTCAGTCAATTTTCACAGAGGAATAGATCTTTCTAACAAACCAAAAGCAAGCATAGAAACCAATGGTTCCTGTCAGGACAAAGAAGGCATATGAAACGATTACCATGTAGCCAAAGTAAAGGATGCCTGAAACTAGCTTGGTGATCTCCAACTTGGTAAAGAAGTAGAAAATCGAGTACAGGAAAAGGTAAAATGCAGAGGAGCCAGCGGTCAAGTAAGATCTCCACCACCAATAGTAGTCTTCACTGCACAACTGGAAGTAGCATAGCACGATTGTTATCTCCGCGCAGGTGATTATTAGAATAATGAATACTATGAAAAGGAAACCGAAGATGTAATAGAACTGGTTCAGCCAGATTGATGTCAAGATGAAGAAGAGCTCGATAAATACAGCCCCAAAAGGAAGAATCCCTCCAATGAGTATAGAGAAGAGTGGCTTCATGTACCATGCCTGCTCTGGTATCTGCCTGGGAATTTTGTTGGTCTTCACAGGGTCTTCAATGGCTGGCTTTTTGAAACCCAAGTAACTGCCAACAAAGACCAATGGAACTGATATACCAAACCATAAACAAACAAGAGCGATCATTGTCCCAAATGGCACTGCACCAGAAGATTGCTCTCCCCAAATTAGTGCATTCAGCACAAAGAAGATGACAAATAGGACACCAGGAAACATAAATGCTGTTTTTAAAGTATTCCTCTTCCACTCCGTGCCCTTGAACATTTTGTATAGACGTGCTGAAGAGTAACCGGCAAATATTCCCATGAAAACCCACAAGAGAACCATAGCAGTCATAAGCCCTCCACGATTGGAAGGAGATAAGAAACCCAGCAATGCAAATATCATTGTTACAAGCGTCATAGCAAAGATCTGGACACCTGTACCAACATAAACGCAGAGTAAACCATAGTTGCTTGGAGCCCTAAAGACATCTCCATGGACAAGTTTCCATCCAGTTTCTTCCTGAGCCTCATCTTGGGTTTCCAATTGATTGTAGTTTGAAATATCTTTATACAATGTTCTCATCATGATCATGGCTACCATGCCAGAGAGGAAGAGAACAATCATCAATGAGTTTATGATGGAGAACCAGTGGATCTGATCATCATTCATCAGAAGGTATGTGTCCCAACGAGAAGCCCATTTGATATCACTCTCCTGCAGAAAACCAAAAGTCAACCCATGCATTAGGATATGCAGTGTAAAAAGATCAATGtaagaaagagaaagaggagGCAGAATACCTTGAAAGTTACATCATATGTGAAGACAACCTCCTTCCCTAGGTCGACTTCTTGTGGAACAGTGCTACCTGGAACTAGATTTTTGGTATCCTTATTGCATGTTGTCACTTGGGGATTCTTCT
This sequence is a window from Gossypium raimondii isolate GPD5lz chromosome 5, ASM2569854v1, whole genome shotgun sequence. Protein-coding genes within it:
- the LOC105769618 gene encoding transmembrane 9 superfamily member 7 isoform X3, translated to MQNLQRTSRKKLMMNIALIFLRQRRDGSQSTTYEHGFRVGFKGNYAGTKEEKYFINNHLSFRVMFHRDTETDAARIVGFEVTPNSINHEYKEWDEKNPQVTTCNKDTKNLVPGSTVPQEVDLGKEVVFTYDVTFKESDIKWASRWDTYLLMNDDQIHWFSIINSLMIVLFLSGMVAMIMMRTLYKDISNYNQLETQDEAQEETGWKLVHGDVFRAPSNYGLLCVYVGTGVQIFAMTLVTMIFALLGFLSPSNRGGLMTAMVLLWVFMGIFAGYSSARLYKMFKGTEWKRNTLKTAFMFPGVLFVIFFVLNALIWGEQSSGAVPFGTMIALVCLWFGISVPLVFVGSYLGFKKPAIEDPVKTNKIPRQIPEQAWYMKPLFSILIGGILPFGAVFIELFFILTSIWLNQFYYIFGFLFIVFIILIITCAEITIVLCYFQLCSEDYYWWWRSYLTAGSSAFYLFLYSIFYFFTKLEITKLVSGILYFGYMVIVSYAFFVLTGTIGFYACFWFVRKIYSSVKID
- the LOC105769459 gene encoding beta-galactosidase 1 — translated: MAINSNFKLPIMWNAFLVALLASWVCSVTASVSYDRKAITINGQRRILISGSIHYPRSSPEMWPDLIQKAKEGGLDVIQTYVFWNGHEPAPGMYNFEGNYDLVKFIKLVKQAGLYVHLRIGPYVCAEWNFGGFPVWLKYIPGINFRTNNRPFKAQMQRFTEKIVGMMKAERLFESQGGPIILSQIENEYGPMEYELGAPGKAYSDWAAKMAVGLGTGVPWVMCKQDDAPDPIINTCNGFYCDYFSPNKAYKPKMWTEAWTGWYTEFGGAVPYRPAEDMAFAVARFIQKGGAFINYYMYQGGTNFGRTAGGPFIATSYDYDAPLDEYGLKRQPKWGHLKDLHRAIKLCEPALVNGDPTVIQLGNYEEAHVFNYKTGGCAAFLANYNPNSYAKVAFRNMHYNLPPWSISILPDCKNTVYNTARVGAQISRKKMVPVPMHGGFSWQACNDETASDVDSTFTMVGLLEQINTTRDATDYLWYTTNVKIDPREGFLKNGKSPVLTIFSAGHALHVFVNGQLSGSSYGSLEFPKLTFNQGVNLRAGVNTISLLSIAVGLPNVGPHFETWNAGILGPVTLNGLNEGRRDLSWQKWSYKIGLKGEALSLHSLSGSSSVEWAKGSLVAQRQPLTWYKTTFNAPAGNAPLALDMNSMGKGQIWINGQSIGRHWPAYKASGNCGACNYAGTFRENKCGTNCGEASQRWYHVPRSWLNPTGNLLVVFEESGGDPNGISLVRRETDSVCADIYEWQPTLMNYEMQASGKVNKPLRPKVHLECDAGQKISAVKFASFGTPEGVCGSYREGSCHAHHSYDAFNRLCLGQNFCTVTVAPEMFGGDPCPSVMKKLSVEVICS
- the LOC105769618 gene encoding transmembrane 9 superfamily member 7 isoform X1, with the translated sequence MGTKRKTLFFAFFLLLSSAHSFYLPGVAPRDFQRGDPLYVKVNKLSSTKTQLPYDYYFLNYCKPPKIVNNAENLGEVLRGDRIENSVYTFEMREDQPCKVVCRIKLDAESTKNFKEKIDDEYRVNMILDNLPVAVLRQRRDGSQSTTYEHGFRVGFKGNYAGTKEEKYFINNHLSFRVMFHRDTETDAARIVGFEVTPNSINHEYKEWDEKNPQVTTCNKDTKNLVPGSTVPQEVDLGKEVVFTYDVTFKESDIKWASRWDTYLLMNDDQIHWFSIINSLMIVLFLSGMVAMIMMRTLYKDISNYNQLETQDEAQEETGWKLVHGDVFRAPSNYGLLCVYVGTGVQIFAMTLVTMIFALLGFLSPSNRGGLMTAMVLLWVFMGIFAGYSSARLYKMFKGTEWKRNTLKTAFMFPGVLFVIFFVLNALIWGEQSSGAVPFGTMIALVCLWFGISVPLVFVGSYLGFKKPAIEDPVKTNKIPRQIPEQAWYMKPLFSILIGGILPFGAVFIELFFILTSIWLNQFYYIFGFLFIVFIILIITCAEITIVLCYFQLCSEDYYWWWRSYLTAGSSAFYLFLYSIFYFFTKLEITKLVSGILYFGYMVIVSYAFFVLTGTIGFYACFWFVRKIYSSVKID
- the LOC105769618 gene encoding transmembrane 9 superfamily member 7 isoform X2, whose product is MREDQPCKVVCRIKLDAESTKNFKEKIDDEYRVNMILDNLPVAVLRQRRDGSQSTTYEHGFRVGFKGNYAGTKEEKYFINNHLSFRVMFHRDTETDAARIVGFEVTPNSINHEYKEWDEKNPQVTTCNKDTKNLVPGSTVPQEVDLGKEVVFTYDVTFKESDIKWASRWDTYLLMNDDQIHWFSIINSLMIVLFLSGMVAMIMMRTLYKDISNYNQLETQDEAQEETGWKLVHGDVFRAPSNYGLLCVYVGTGVQIFAMTLVTMIFALLGFLSPSNRGGLMTAMVLLWVFMGIFAGYSSARLYKMFKGTEWKRNTLKTAFMFPGVLFVIFFVLNALIWGEQSSGAVPFGTMIALVCLWFGISVPLVFVGSYLGFKKPAIEDPVKTNKIPRQIPEQAWYMKPLFSILIGGILPFGAVFIELFFILTSIWLNQFYYIFGFLFIVFIILIITCAEITIVLCYFQLCSEDYYWWWRSYLTAGSSAFYLFLYSIFYFFTKLEITKLVSGILYFGYMVIVSYAFFVLTGTIGFYACFWFVRKIYSSVKID